The Flavobacterium jumunjinense genome includes a region encoding these proteins:
- a CDS encoding SWIM zinc finger family protein, with translation MLFDYKYSGSTSVKNTTKQTGISFSPDTLREPTFFVGKLNKKIAFREAISALHDVVISDLRFQPKDKEEYKAWAAEQEKIWLSEYMADFQIETVRNRIQELKDQLHTVYKEKSLVMGPFNKAKSAYFDYLYKNDKDAWFVLDPVITVHPDEVFFECFSKDESSYGKLSCNYNVFSEINEFKCGTTNIDYSQGLYNEFQKIREYKDTEFKIDPSGFEAKTTNEEVYKEVKIDLPDSWVRGFLQVSSAMTLPATVLDLHPMDIYSLCQFLRRFKEKKGPRALRFILEPDQPIKAVFEPWHEEIIFHRSIFQGNTAKTIRIWGRRRLLILERLIPIAKNFKVVLLGSGLPSFFIADLGDMSYTLGLSGWTNNDWSTAGNFDLMAPRSNVDLFTQEKVFDALKTNWFDTSANLAQKLNLDPSVVSASLTAYTQAGRVIYDLNLGVYRVRELTQEPLDMKSLSFASPQEEVANQYITDNRVKITTDIKADTLHIKGKVKDKNYNFNTLAVLDKDNRLIEGYCECSFYSANKLQKGPCEHILATRMALHSK, from the coding sequence ATGTTATTTGATTATAAATATAGCGGAAGCACAAGTGTTAAAAACACCACAAAGCAAACAGGGATTAGTTTTTCTCCTGACACATTAAGAGAACCTACCTTTTTTGTAGGTAAACTAAATAAGAAAATTGCCTTTAGAGAAGCCATCTCTGCATTGCATGATGTGGTTATTTCCGATTTGCGTTTTCAACCGAAAGATAAAGAAGAGTATAAAGCTTGGGCTGCGGAACAAGAAAAAATTTGGTTGAGCGAATACATGGCCGATTTTCAAATTGAAACGGTTCGAAATCGCATTCAAGAGTTAAAAGACCAATTGCATACGGTTTATAAAGAAAAAAGTCTCGTTATGGGGCCTTTTAATAAAGCAAAATCCGCCTATTTTGATTATTTATATAAGAATGACAAAGACGCTTGGTTTGTTCTTGATCCTGTGATTACTGTTCATCCTGATGAAGTTTTCTTTGAATGTTTCAGTAAAGATGAATCTTCCTATGGAAAGCTGAGTTGCAATTATAATGTTTTCTCTGAAATTAATGAATTCAAATGCGGAACAACTAATATTGATTATTCGCAAGGCTTATATAATGAGTTTCAAAAAATAAGAGAGTATAAAGATACCGAATTCAAGATTGACCCTTCTGGTTTTGAAGCTAAAACAACCAATGAAGAAGTCTATAAAGAAGTAAAGATTGATTTGCCCGATTCTTGGGTTAGAGGTTTTTTACAAGTAAGTTCTGCTATGACATTGCCTGCAACCGTTTTAGATTTGCATCCAATGGATATATATAGCTTGTGTCAATTTTTACGTCGTTTTAAAGAGAAAAAAGGACCAAGAGCTTTACGCTTCATTTTAGAACCAGACCAACCTATTAAAGCTGTTTTTGAACCTTGGCATGAAGAAATAATTTTTCATCGTTCTATTTTTCAAGGCAATACAGCCAAAACTATTCGAATTTGGGGAAGAAGACGCTTACTTATTTTAGAACGTTTAATTCCAATTGCTAAAAACTTTAAAGTCGTTTTATTGGGTTCTGGATTACCTTCTTTCTTCATTGCCGATTTAGGAGATATGTCCTATACTCTTGGACTTTCTGGATGGACCAACAATGATTGGAGTACGGCTGGAAATTTCGATTTAATGGCACCACGTAGTAACGTTGATTTGTTTACGCAAGAAAAAGTATTCGACGCATTAAAAACAAATTGGTTTGATACCTCAGCTAACTTAGCACAAAAATTAAACTTAGATCCTTCTGTGGTTTCAGCATCTTTAACTGCCTATACACAAGCAGGTCGTGTTATTTACGATTTGAATCTTGGTGTGTATCGCGTTCGTGAACTAACACAAGAACCTTTAGACATGAAAAGTCTGAGTTTTGCTAGTCCACAAGAAGAAGTTGCAAATCAATATATTACGGATAATCGTGTGAAAATTACAACAGATATTAAAGCTGATACGTTACATATTAAAGGAAAAGTAAAAGATAAAAATTATAATTTCAACACACTTGCCGTCTTAGACAAAGACAATCGTTTAATTGAAGGTTATTGTGAATGTTCTTTTTATAGTGCCAATAAATTACAAAAAGGCCCTTGTGAGCATATTTTAGCAACACGAATGGCATTGCATTCAAAATAA
- a CDS encoding peptidase U32 family protein, producing MKKKVEILAPAKNLVQGIAAINAGADAVYIGAPLFGARTNATNSVEDIAEMVTYAHLFKAQVFVVLNTILYPNELEPCRKLIHELYDIGVDALIIQDMSIMEMDIPPIVLHASTQANNRDPKHVKFLKDAGIQRVVLARELNLDQIREIHEASDVELEFFVSGALCVSFSGNCYMSIAGGERSANRGSCAQNCRLPYNLTDGTGATLLSNSHLLSIKDLDLSDQLPNLIEAGITSFKIEGRLKDVVYVKNNTSFLRKKLDAFLENNEHFQKASSGRTFYNFEAEMDRSFNRGYTDYFVNKRKEKIGNWESPKSQGQIIGKLIEIKANGYVIENYEKLNNGDGLYFINEAGEADGTQVNIIINNIVVPNTFKPLPIGTKIYRNSDAEFNKLVEKENSVVRKIGVSLNFFETPDGFQLVAVDEDGHTSSATLAILKEVAKNDASTIPNIKTNLSKTGNTPFIVDEISIDFSNNWFLPISKVNEVRRETLEQLIDIRVNEYHREEFQITKTDHPYPVEVLDFTYNVSNHLARQFYKRHGVKEIEKAFELQWDPGKARVMVTKYCVKYELGKCARFQRDTMGEKLVEPLTLTHGENAYKLKFNCKPCEMEIWEKDAELEFVDEDEQLSR from the coding sequence ATGAAAAAGAAAGTTGAGATTTTGGCTCCTGCCAAAAATTTGGTTCAAGGAATTGCGGCTATTAATGCTGGTGCAGATGCTGTATATATTGGTGCTCCCTTATTTGGTGCAAGAACAAATGCTACCAATTCTGTAGAAGATATTGCAGAAATGGTTACCTATGCGCATTTATTTAAAGCACAAGTTTTTGTAGTTTTAAATACTATCTTATATCCAAACGAATTAGAACCTTGCCGAAAATTAATTCATGAACTATATGATATTGGTGTCGATGCATTAATCATACAAGATATGTCTATTATGGAAATGGACATTCCTCCTATTGTTCTTCATGCCAGTACACAAGCCAACAATAGAGACCCAAAACATGTGAAGTTTCTAAAAGATGCTGGAATTCAACGTGTGGTTTTGGCTAGAGAATTAAATTTAGATCAAATTCGAGAAATTCATGAAGCATCTGATGTAGAGTTAGAATTTTTTGTTTCTGGTGCGCTTTGCGTTTCTTTTAGTGGTAATTGCTATATGAGTATTGCAGGTGGAGAACGTAGTGCCAACAGAGGATCTTGTGCGCAAAACTGTCGTCTTCCTTATAATTTAACCGATGGAACAGGTGCTACTTTACTTTCAAATAGTCATTTATTATCTATTAAAGATTTAGATTTAAGCGATCAATTGCCTAATTTGATTGAAGCAGGTATTACTTCTTTCAAAATTGAAGGTCGTTTGAAAGACGTGGTTTATGTAAAAAACAACACTTCGTTTTTAAGAAAGAAACTAGATGCTTTTCTAGAAAACAATGAACACTTTCAAAAAGCATCTTCAGGTAGAACTTTCTATAATTTTGAAGCCGAAATGGATCGTAGTTTTAACAGAGGTTACACCGATTATTTCGTAAACAAACGTAAGGAAAAAATAGGTAACTGGGAAAGTCCAAAATCGCAAGGACAAATTATTGGAAAGCTAATTGAAATTAAAGCCAATGGTTATGTTATTGAAAATTATGAAAAACTAAACAATGGTGATGGTCTTTACTTTATTAATGAAGCGGGTGAAGCCGACGGAACGCAAGTAAACATCATTATAAACAATATTGTTGTACCCAATACTTTCAAACCTTTACCAATTGGTACAAAGATTTATAGAAATTCAGATGCTGAGTTTAACAAATTAGTAGAAAAAGAAAATAGTGTGGTTCGAAAAATTGGCGTTTCTTTAAACTTCTTTGAAACACCAGACGGTTTCCAATTGGTTGCTGTAGATGAAGACGGACATACAAGTTCTGCTACTTTAGCTATTCTAAAAGAAGTAGCTAAAAATGATGCTTCTACTATTCCAAATATTAAAACGAATCTTTCTAAAACTGGAAATACCCCTTTCATTGTAGACGAAATTTCGATTGATTTTTCAAACAATTGGTTTTTACCTATTTCCAAAGTAAACGAAGTTAGAAGAGAAACTTTAGAACAGTTAATCGATATTCGTGTAAATGAATATCATAGAGAAGAATTTCAAATTACAAAAACAGATCATCCTTATCCTGTAGAGGTATTAGATTTCACCTACAATGTTTCCAATCATCTGGCGAGACAATTTTACAAACGTCATGGTGTAAAAGAAATTGAAAAGGCTTTCGAATTGCAATGGGATCCTGGAAAAGCAAGAGTTATGGTTACCAAATATTGCGTAAAATATGAATTGGGTAAATGTGCTCGTTTTCAACGTGATACTATGGGCGAAAAACTGGTAGAACCATTAACGTTAACACATGGTGAAAATGCATACAAATTGAAATTTAATTGCAAACCTTGTGAAATGGAAATCTGGGAAAAAGATGCCGAATTAGAATTTGTTGATGAAGATGAACAATTGTCGCGTTAA
- a CDS encoding glycosyltransferase family protein, protein MKIFYAVQATGNGHISRATQLYPYLQKHGEVDFFLSGNNASLDFALPLKYRSKGCSLFYSKCGGLDYWNITKNIKPYQIYSDANKLPLKNYDVIINDFDSVTALACKLQNVHSVQFGHQASFTSQNTPRPEKKSRMGEFIFKNYAPAPQNLGLHFEAYDSFIHPPIIKDEIVNATPQNLQHITVYLPSFDKECLEKAFKLIPSVVFHWFLDTVKETHTIGNITYFPVNQKEFNTSLINCEGIITGGGFETPSEALFLGKKILSIPIKKHYEQECNAAALKKMGVPVVYDVKDDFNQIIENWLNMDIIYPKVKANNIPETLEFLFDTYNVK, encoded by the coding sequence ATGAAAATATTTTATGCAGTACAAGCTACAGGAAATGGGCACATTAGTAGAGCAACACAATTATATCCTTATTTGCAAAAGCATGGTGAAGTCGATTTTTTTCTAAGTGGTAATAATGCGAGTTTAGATTTTGCATTGCCCTTAAAATACAGAAGTAAAGGATGTAGTTTGTTTTATAGTAAATGTGGCGGTTTAGATTATTGGAACATTACAAAGAATATAAAACCCTATCAAATTTATAGTGATGCTAATAAATTACCATTAAAAAATTATGATGTCATAATTAACGATTTTGATTCGGTAACAGCATTAGCATGTAAGTTGCAAAATGTGCATTCGGTTCAGTTTGGACATCAAGCTAGTTTTACCTCCCAAAACACACCAAGACCCGAAAAAAAGAGTAGAATGGGAGAGTTTATTTTTAAAAATTATGCTCCTGCACCACAAAATTTAGGATTGCATTTCGAAGCCTACGATTCGTTCATTCATCCACCAATTATTAAGGATGAAATAGTAAACGCAACACCTCAAAACCTACAACATATTACAGTTTATTTGCCTTCTTTTGATAAAGAATGTTTAGAAAAAGCATTTAAATTGATTCCTTCAGTAGTCTTTCATTGGTTTTTAGACACAGTGAAAGAAACACATACCATTGGAAACATAACCTATTTTCCTGTAAACCAAAAAGAGTTCAATACAAGTCTCATTAATTGTGAAGGGATTATTACGGGTGGTGGATTCGAAACCCCATCGGAAGCATTATTTTTAGGAAAGAAAATACTCTCTATACCTATTAAAAAGCATTACGAGCAAGAATGTAATGCAGCAGCACTAAAGAAAATGGGTGTTCCTGTAGTATATGATGTTAAAGACGACTTTAATCAGATTATTGAAAATTGGTTAAATATGGACATTATCTATCCTAAAGTAAAAGCGAATAATATTCCAGAAACACTAGAATTTTTGTTTGATACCTATAATGTGAAGTAG
- a CDS encoding class I adenylate-forming enzyme family protein: protein MKIVGVKNVLRLVVSINKHGFNLLSLLDFVKHSPLTDAYIEDDSVKLSYKELYEESVVLAHYLETKYNLKAKSKVAIISSNSVAMVKTLFAVSSLGADIVLLNPNQKKDYYTSIFEKSTFLLIIGENKNEWQDVNLPFFNENEIIATSVLKRKAKRKSGSIIIFSSGTKGKPKKEKRKLAVAKYINPVIDIIQKLNLIATKTVLISVPVFHGYGLAALFLSLFLKKKIRLTRKFDAKETLQILEQENINCWIVVPLMIQKVYAIRNLQTSALKSIISGGDILPVRVVKNIHETSNIAIYNMYGTSETGVCIIATNDDLKKYPNTIGKSILGVKMKVKDTKGKSINNEDIGQLVVKCEWASDDKKDDFYTTGDLVSKNEEGYYFYRGRIDDLIVLGGENIYPNEIESMIYRNSKVKWVKARGSRENGMVGIHLDLLVEDRISFNEMEFQNWMTQEMPKYMIPKSIKVVDYEPDLKLM from the coding sequence ATGAAAATCGTAGGAGTTAAAAACGTACTTCGTTTAGTGGTATCCATCAATAAACACGGTTTCAACCTATTGTCTTTGTTAGATTTTGTAAAGCACTCACCATTGACCGATGCCTATATTGAAGACGATAGTGTTAAATTATCCTATAAAGAATTGTATGAAGAATCGGTTGTTTTAGCCCATTATTTAGAAACAAAATATAATCTGAAAGCGAAAAGCAAAGTAGCTATTATTAGTAGTAATTCTGTGGCAATGGTTAAAACATTGTTTGCTGTTTCTAGTTTAGGAGCCGATATTGTTTTACTAAACCCAAATCAGAAAAAAGACTACTATACCTCTATTTTTGAAAAGAGCACCTTCCTTTTAATTATAGGAGAAAACAAGAATGAGTGGCAAGATGTTAACCTTCCTTTTTTTAACGAGAATGAAATTATTGCGACTTCAGTTTTAAAACGAAAAGCGAAACGAAAAAGCGGTTCTATTATCATTTTTTCAAGTGGAACAAAAGGCAAGCCTAAAAAGGAAAAAAGAAAATTAGCAGTTGCGAAATACATAAATCCAGTAATCGATATCATTCAGAAGCTAAATTTAATAGCAACTAAAACTGTACTCATTTCGGTTCCTGTTTTTCATGGTTATGGCTTAGCGGCTCTATTTTTATCACTCTTTCTAAAGAAAAAAATCCGCTTGACTAGAAAATTCGATGCTAAAGAAACGCTTCAAATTTTAGAACAAGAAAATATCAACTGTTGGATAGTAGTTCCGTTAATGATTCAGAAAGTATATGCTATTCGAAACCTTCAAACAAGTGCTTTGAAAAGTATTATTTCTGGTGGCGACATTTTGCCAGTTAGGGTTGTTAAAAATATCCATGAAACATCAAATATAGCAATATATAATATGTATGGTACATCGGAAACAGGAGTGTGTATTATTGCAACGAATGACGATTTAAAGAAATACCCAAACACAATAGGAAAAAGTATTTTAGGTGTAAAAATGAAAGTGAAGGATACTAAAGGAAAATCAATAAATAATGAAGATATTGGACAATTAGTTGTAAAATGCGAATGGGCATCAGACGATAAAAAGGATGATTTTTACACTACAGGAGATTTGGTGTCTAAAAATGAAGAAGGCTATTACTTTTACAGAGGTAGAATAGATGATTTAATAGTACTTGGCGGAGAAAATATTTATCCTAACGAAATAGAATCGATGATTTACAGGAATTCAAAAGTGAAATGGGTAAAAGCAAGGGGTAGCAGAGAAAACGGAATGGTTGGTATTCATTTGGATTTGTTAGTCGAAGATAGGATTAGCTTTAATGAAATGGAGTTTCAAAACTGGATGACACAAGAAATGCCAAAATATATGATTCCAAAATCGATAAAGGTTGTAGATTATGAACCCGATTTGAAATTAATGTAA
- a CDS encoding SDR family NAD(P)-dependent oxidoreductase, translating into MKKILEYLLFPTVSINSKRLSKEISTKTIVITGASYGIGEALSLLFSNYKVHLVLIARTKEKLEEIAKKVTQNGSQCTIITADLYQETEVEKTIQFLNELPNGIDIFISNAGKSITRSLEKSLDRYHDFTRTNALNYLAPVQLLLAITPVLEKNKGKIINVSAINVLLLPAPKWAAYQASKTAFDQWFRTNLLEWKHMGIKGKTIYLPLVRTKMILPNENYTNYPAMLPQQAAIRIANLICSTKNHTSSWWSIFPRTGSFFGRYLWENVAFIHPKNK; encoded by the coding sequence TTGAAGAAGATACTAGAGTACCTACTTTTTCCTACTGTTTCAATTAACTCGAAAAGATTGTCTAAGGAAATCAGTACTAAAACCATTGTAATTACAGGAGCAAGTTATGGTATAGGAGAAGCGTTGAGTTTGCTTTTTTCTAACTACAAGGTACATTTAGTATTGATAGCCAGAACAAAAGAAAAATTAGAGGAAATTGCAAAAAAAGTAACCCAAAACGGATCGCAATGCACTATAATTACTGCCGATTTGTACCAAGAAACTGAGGTCGAAAAAACCATTCAATTTTTAAATGAATTACCCAACGGAATAGATATCTTTATCTCTAATGCAGGAAAATCAATAACGCGTTCTTTAGAAAAATCACTAGATCGTTATCATGATTTTACAAGAACGAATGCATTAAATTACCTCGCTCCAGTGCAATTATTATTGGCTATAACACCAGTATTAGAGAAGAACAAGGGAAAAATAATTAACGTATCGGCAATTAATGTTTTGCTTTTACCAGCTCCAAAATGGGCAGCATATCAAGCTTCTAAAACAGCATTCGATCAATGGTTTCGAACCAATCTTTTAGAATGGAAACACATGGGGATTAAAGGGAAAACAATATATTTACCATTGGTTAGAACAAAAATGATTCTTCCAAATGAAAACTATACAAATTATCCCGCCATGCTACCCCAACAAGCAGCAATACGAATAGCAAACCTTATTTGTTCAACAAAAAATCATACGTCAAGTTGGTGGAGTATTTTCCCAAGAACGGGGAGTTTTTTCGGAAGATACCTTTGGGAAAACGTAGCTTTTATTCACCCTAAAAATAAATAA
- a CDS encoding helix-turn-helix domain-containing protein has translation MTKSIHIGSLIKQFIDKKYLRRTDVAYSMGIPNTAIYAYEKRNSIQTDTLFRLCETLNHNFFMDIANALPKEYTQHSASDKDKLLAEQAKELHKLKLENDLLKELIMNKK, from the coding sequence ATGACAAAAAGCATACACATAGGAAGTCTCATTAAGCAGTTTATAGATAAAAAATACCTCAGAAGAACAGACGTAGCCTACAGTATGGGGATACCGAACACCGCTATATATGCCTACGAAAAAAGAAATTCGATTCAAACCGACACGCTTTTTAGACTTTGTGAGACACTCAATCATAATTTTTTTATGGATATTGCCAATGCACTTCCTAAAGAATACACCCAACATTCGGCTTCAGATAAAGATAAATTATTAGCAGAACAAGCGAAAGAATTGCATAAATTAAAACTCGAAAATGATTTGCTCAAAGAGTTAATCATGAATAAAAAATAA
- a CDS encoding putative polyvalent protein kinase domain-containing protein, giving the protein MLEDLHDENVLTFKDNLFFIDTVFYLTEQFYK; this is encoded by the coding sequence ATTCTTGAAGATTTACATGATGAAAATGTTTTAACTTTTAAGGACAATCTATTTTTTATTGACACTGTTTTTTATCTCACAGAACAGTTTTACAAGTAA
- a CDS encoding ATP-dependent nuclease: MMVYDLIYNKDKTEIIDSYFLDNESESSLYFPNFNKINIIVGANNSGKSRFMRYLMSNENFKGVNNLDDIGKLIKDYNDEVYEINIKIDEKIKDFKFKSDNTFYVSGLNSDKEKLNLFSVNRLLTINNFGEVLHIINKNKKNILNINDIDIKNNFLSNYNKIKDNFYKEFNGIKRYYIPTLRTAHSLFSDSTKKIEDDIFSHTLDKYYNLKEIDVEVFTGIHLYKDILNSRNSKREIRKKFESFETFISKCFFNGKHVDIVAEFDKDKNLSNNNESEIISVHIDEDEKETRKLYELGDGIQAIIILMYKIFMAEEKSFIYIDEPEINLHPGMQRLFLEQICNNPDLKKKDLTYVISTHSNHFLDLTIEQNNVSIYSFSPRVAENGEKQFVIKNVNAGDNELLRNLGVNNSSVFMANCSIWVEGISDRNYIKAFLKSYCDYHEDKPYPKEDIDFAFFEYAGSNIDHYIFDEKFEKEDENIVIKDIQALAVSNRIFLLADSDATTKTDKSKFERLENLEKAKSDNFTPKICWNIREIENLITNEMWEEVLINFCNKTLVKSNEEIIKEKINVALSVVNSKKYIKKYVGEFLEEVRTKIGKISSKYVLNQSIYEVNKNAKAETSYGTFINKRELSEIVFKQNFSWEVLSKNKEIENLTIEIYNFITNK, from the coding sequence ATGATGGTATATGATCTTATATATAATAAAGATAAAACGGAAATTATTGATTCCTATTTTCTTGATAATGAAAGTGAATCTTCTTTATATTTTCCAAATTTTAATAAAATAAACATTATTGTAGGAGCTAATAATAGTGGAAAAAGTAGATTTATGAGATACTTGATGTCTAATGAAAACTTTAAAGGAGTAAATAATTTAGATGATATTGGAAAATTAATTAAAGACTATAATGATGAAGTATATGAAATTAACATAAAAATAGATGAGAAAATTAAAGATTTTAAATTTAAATCTGATAATACTTTTTATGTTAGTGGTTTGAATTCAGACAAAGAAAAATTAAATTTATTTTCTGTAAACAGGTTGCTAACAATAAATAATTTTGGTGAAGTTTTACATATAATTAATAAAAACAAAAAGAATATTTTGAATATTAATGATATTGATATTAAAAACAATTTTTTAAGTAATTACAATAAAATTAAAGATAATTTTTACAAAGAATTTAATGGAATCAAGCGTTATTATATCCCAACTTTAAGAACTGCACATTCATTATTTAGCGATAGTACAAAGAAAATTGAAGATGATATTTTTTCGCATACATTGGATAAATATTATAACTTAAAAGAAATTGATGTAGAAGTTTTCACTGGAATACATTTATATAAAGATATATTAAACAGTAGAAATTCGAAGAGAGAGATTAGAAAGAAATTTGAAAGTTTCGAAACATTTATTAGTAAATGCTTTTTTAATGGTAAACATGTTGATATTGTTGCTGAATTTGATAAAGATAAAAATTTAAGTAATAATAATGAATCTGAAATAATTAGTGTACACATTGATGAAGATGAAAAGGAAACTAGAAAGCTATATGAACTAGGTGATGGCATTCAGGCTATAATTATTTTGATGTATAAAATTTTCATGGCTGAAGAAAAATCTTTTATATATATTGATGAACCAGAAATAAATCTTCATCCAGGAATGCAACGTTTATTTTTAGAACAAATATGTAATAATCCAGATTTAAAGAAAAAAGACTTGACTTATGTAATTTCGACTCATTCTAATCATTTTTTAGATTTAACTATTGAACAAAATAATGTTTCTATTTATTCCTTTTCTCCTAGAGTTGCAGAAAATGGAGAAAAACAATTTGTAATAAAAAATGTAAATGCAGGAGATAATGAATTATTAAGAAACCTAGGAGTAAATAATTCTTCTGTTTTTATGGCAAATTGCAGTATTTGGGTAGAAGGTATTTCGGATAGAAATTATATAAAGGCTTTTCTAAAATCGTATTGCGATTATCATGAAGATAAACCTTATCCAAAAGAAGACATAGATTTTGCATTTTTTGAATATGCAGGTTCCAACATTGACCATTATATTTTTGATGAAAAATTTGAAAAAGAGGATGAAAATATTGTAATTAAAGATATTCAAGCTTTAGCAGTAAGTAATAGAATTTTTCTATTAGCTGATTCTGATGCAACAACTAAGACAGATAAAAGTAAATTTGAAAGATTAGAAAATCTTGAGAAAGCTAAGTCAGATAATTTTACTCCAAAAATTTGTTGGAATATAAGAGAAATTGAAAATCTTATTACTAATGAAATGTGGGAAGAGGTTTTAATTAACTTTTGTAATAAAACTTTAGTAAAATCAAATGAAGAAATTATTAAAGAGAAAATTAATGTAGCTTTATCAGTAGTTAATTCTAAAAAATATATTAAAAAATATGTAGGGGAATTTTTGGAAGAAGTTAGAACTAAAATAGGTAAGATATCATCTAAATATGTTTTAAATCAATCAATTTACGAAGTTAATAAAAATGCTAAAGCAGAAACTTCTTACGGAACTTTTATTAATAAAAGAGAGCTTAGCGAAATAGTATTTAAACAAAATTTTTCATGGGAAGTATTATCTAAGAATAAAGAGATTGAGAACTTAACTATTGAAATTTATAACTTCATTACAAACAAATAA
- a CDS encoding nucleotidyltransferase domain-containing protein yields MKDKILAKLQETAKEKNVELLFAVESGSRAWGFASPDSDYDIRFIYKHDLDYYLSIFEKPDVIEFMTADDLDGSGWDLRKTVRLLAKSNASLLEWLHSPIVYYENEVFAKEIKAIAKACFSPIACLHHYLGTTKNFMDVCEQEEVKLKSYFYALRTALAGKWIIENNSFPPVDFMELLPIAPQHIQEKVIELMTIKANQNETYLHPKEEVITKFLKETIAFNQENAKGLKAGNANNEELDRVFRIFINK; encoded by the coding sequence ATGAAAGATAAAATACTAGCCAAACTACAAGAAACAGCAAAAGAAAAAAATGTAGAACTATTATTTGCGGTCGAATCGGGAAGTAGAGCATGGGGTTTTGCTTCTCCAGATAGCGATTATGACATTCGTTTTATCTACAAACACGATTTGGACTATTACCTTTCTATATTCGAAAAGCCCGATGTTATCGAATTCATGACCGCTGACGATTTAGATGGATCAGGTTGGGACTTGAGGAAAACCGTACGATTGTTAGCAAAATCTAACGCATCTTTGCTGGAGTGGTTGCATTCACCTATTGTGTATTATGAAAACGAAGTTTTTGCAAAGGAGATAAAAGCCATTGCGAAAGCCTGTTTTTCGCCTATTGCTTGTTTGCACCATTATTTAGGAACAACAAAGAATTTCATGGATGTTTGCGAACAAGAAGAAGTAAAGTTAAAAAGCTATTTCTATGCCTTGCGAACCGCTTTAGCCGGAAAATGGATTATAGAAAACAATAGTTTTCCACCAGTAGATTTCATGGAATTGTTACCTATTGCACCGCAACACATACAAGAAAAAGTGATTGAATTAATGACTATAAAAGCCAACCAAAACGAAACCTATTTGCATCCAAAAGAGGAAGTAATTACCAAGTTCTTGAAGGAAACGATAGCTTTTAACCAAGAAAATGCAAAGGGTTTAAAAGCGGGAAATGCTAATAATGAGGAATTGGATAGGGTTTTTAGAATTTTTATAAATAAATAA
- a CDS encoding UPF0158 family protein, which produces MNLSASEIKEIAENLQCGLKCFWNVKTNALIFIPEDENSHMDWEYWEVQKAQLKKEAKDFKEIEKPSSKDSFEIMEDFVATKVCDAIFKKELENILSSKKPFGHFKQQIENSNLREEWFQFKNNWFKEWVQKQINQINHER; this is translated from the coding sequence ATGAACCTCTCAGCAAGCGAAATAAAAGAAATAGCAGAAAACCTACAATGTGGTTTAAAATGCTTTTGGAATGTAAAAACAAATGCTTTGATTTTTATACCTGAAGATGAAAACAGTCATATGGATTGGGAATATTGGGAAGTACAAAAAGCACAATTAAAAAAAGAAGCAAAAGATTTTAAAGAAATAGAAAAGCCATCTAGTAAAGATAGTTTTGAAATTATGGAAGATTTTGTAGCCACAAAGGTATGTGATGCAATATTTAAAAAAGAATTAGAAAACATTCTAAGTTCAAAAAAGCCTTTTGGTCATTTTAAACAACAAATAGAAAATTCAAACCTAAGAGAAGAATGGTTTCAATTTAAAAACAATTGGTTCAAAGAATGGGTACAAAAACAAATCAATCAAATTAACCATGAAAGATAA